The following proteins come from a genomic window of Streptomyces sp. GS7:
- a CDS encoding DsrE family protein encodes MAKKLVIKVTAGADAPERCSQAFTVAAVAVASGVEVSLWLTGESVWFALPGRAAEFELPHAAPLPELIDGIRAGGGAITVCTQCAARRGIEQKDLIEGAGISGAQVFVSEIMPEGVQALVY; translated from the coding sequence ATGGCGAAGAAGCTCGTGATCAAGGTGACGGCGGGTGCGGACGCGCCCGAGCGGTGCTCGCAGGCGTTCACGGTGGCGGCGGTGGCGGTGGCCAGCGGTGTCGAGGTGTCGCTGTGGCTGACCGGGGAGTCGGTGTGGTTCGCGCTGCCGGGGAGGGCGGCGGAGTTCGAGCTGCCGCACGCCGCGCCGCTGCCGGAGCTGATCGACGGGATCCGGGCGGGCGGCGGGGCGATCACCGTCTGCACGCAGTGCGCGGCCCGGCGCGGCATCGAGCAGAAGGACCTGATCGAGGGGGCGGGAATCTCGGGCGCCCAGGTCTTCGTCAGCGAGATCATGCCGGAGGGCGTCCAGGCGCTGGTCTACTGA
- a CDS encoding ABC transporter ATP-binding protein, whose amino-acid sequence MTTADKRAAGTETAAEGAPAAAPDEAAKPAPRPGPAGRGPMARMMSGPIDKSLDFKNSGRRLLAQMRPERGLITVALLLGVLSVALTVVGPKVLGRATDLIMAGIVGRQLPAGITKAQAVDQLRAHGQGGLADMLGTMPVVPGHGIDFGAVGTVLLWVTLIYVGSSVFGFVQARIATLLAQRTVFRLREQVEEKLARLPLSYFDKQQRGEVLSRATNDIDNVQQTLQQTLSQIVVSVLTILGVLVMMFWISPLLALVALVTVPVSVVVAAKIGKRAQPQFVQQWMTTGKLNAHIEEMYTGHSLVKVFGRQRESAALFREQNEALYAAGFKAQFISGIIQPAMMFIGNLNYVLVAVVGGLRVASGALSIGDVQAFIQYSRQFSQPLTQVASMANLVQSCVASAERVFELLDAPEQAPDPERPVRPDEVRGRVAFEDVSFRYDENKPLIDGLSLAVHPGQTVAIVGPTGAGKTTLVNLLMRFYEVSGGRITLDGVDIAGMSREELRGNIGMVLQDTWLFGGTIAENIAYGAPEGTSRDKVVEAARATHVDRFVRTLPDGYDTVIDEEGGNVSAGEKQLITIARAFLAEPAILVLDEATSSVDTRTEVLIQHAMAQLRTGRTSFVIAHRLSTIRDADVILVMENGAIVEQGSHDALLAADGAYARLYAAQFAEAVAETE is encoded by the coding sequence GTGACCACCGCGGACAAGAGAGCGGCCGGTACGGAGACGGCCGCCGAGGGGGCTCCCGCAGCGGCGCCCGACGAGGCCGCGAAGCCGGCCCCGCGGCCCGGCCCGGCCGGCCGCGGCCCGATGGCCCGCATGATGAGCGGCCCGATCGACAAGTCGCTCGACTTCAAGAACTCCGGCCGGCGGCTGCTGGCCCAGATGCGGCCGGAGCGCGGCCTCATCACCGTCGCGCTGCTGCTGGGCGTCCTGAGCGTGGCGCTGACGGTCGTCGGGCCCAAGGTCCTCGGCCGGGCCACCGACCTGATCATGGCGGGCATCGTGGGCCGCCAGCTGCCGGCCGGCATCACCAAGGCGCAGGCCGTCGACCAGTTGCGGGCGCACGGCCAGGGCGGGCTCGCCGACATGCTCGGCACGATGCCGGTGGTCCCCGGCCACGGCATCGACTTCGGCGCCGTCGGCACGGTCCTGCTCTGGGTCACGCTGATCTACGTCGGCTCGTCCGTCTTCGGCTTCGTCCAGGCCCGGATCGCCACCCTGCTCGCGCAGCGCACGGTCTTCCGGCTGCGCGAGCAGGTCGAGGAGAAGCTGGCCCGGCTGCCGCTGAGCTACTTCGACAAGCAGCAGCGCGGCGAGGTGCTGTCCCGCGCGACCAACGACATCGACAACGTCCAGCAGACGCTCCAGCAGACCCTCAGCCAGATCGTGGTGTCGGTGCTGACGATCCTGGGCGTGCTGGTCATGATGTTCTGGATCTCGCCGCTGTTGGCGCTCGTCGCGCTGGTGACCGTGCCGGTCTCGGTCGTGGTCGCCGCCAAGATCGGCAAGCGGGCGCAGCCGCAGTTCGTCCAGCAGTGGATGACGACCGGCAAGCTGAACGCACACATCGAGGAGATGTACACCGGCCACTCGCTGGTCAAGGTCTTCGGCCGCCAGCGGGAGTCCGCCGCGCTGTTCCGCGAGCAGAACGAGGCGCTCTACGCCGCCGGGTTCAAGGCCCAGTTCATCTCCGGGATCATCCAGCCCGCGATGATGTTCATCGGGAACCTCAACTACGTCCTGGTGGCGGTGGTCGGCGGCCTCCGCGTCGCCTCCGGCGCGCTGTCCATCGGTGACGTGCAGGCGTTCATCCAGTACTCCCGCCAGTTCAGCCAGCCGCTGACCCAGGTCGCCTCGATGGCCAACCTCGTCCAGTCCTGTGTCGCCTCCGCCGAGCGGGTCTTCGAACTCCTCGACGCCCCGGAGCAGGCCCCGGACCCCGAGCGGCCGGTCCGCCCCGACGAGGTCAGGGGCCGGGTCGCCTTCGAGGACGTGTCCTTCCGCTACGACGAGAACAAGCCGCTCATCGACGGCCTCTCGCTGGCCGTCCACCCCGGCCAGACCGTCGCGATCGTCGGCCCGACCGGCGCGGGCAAGACCACCCTGGTCAACCTGCTGATGCGGTTCTACGAGGTCAGCGGCGGCCGGATCACCCTGGACGGCGTCGACATCGCCGGGATGTCCCGCGAGGAGCTGCGCGGCAACATCGGCATGGTCCTCCAGGACACCTGGCTGTTCGGCGGCACCATCGCCGAGAACATCGCCTACGGCGCCCCCGAGGGCACCTCCCGCGACAAGGTCGTCGAGGCCGCCCGGGCCACCCACGTCGACCGGTTCGTCCGCACCCTGCCCGACGGCTACGACACCGTCATCGACGAGGAGGGCGGCAACGTCTCGGCCGGCGAGAAGCAGCTGATCACCATCGCGCGAGCGTTCCTCGCCGAGCCGGCCATCCTCGTCCTGGACGAGGCCACCAGCTCGGTCGACACCCGCACCGAGGTCCTCATCCAGCACGCGATGGCCCAACTCCGCACCGGCCGCACCAGCTTCGTCATCGCGCACCGGCTCTCCACCATCCGCGACGCGGACGTCATCCTGGTGATGGAGAACGGCGCGATCGTCGAACAGGGCTCGCACGACGCCCTGCTGGCGGCCGACGGCGCCTACGCCCGGCTGTACGCGGCGCAGTTCGCGGAGGCGGTGGCGGAGACCGAGTGA
- a CDS encoding DUF1416 domain-containing protein, whose amino-acid sequence MCGAQAGGPDASTIKPGETTIQGSVTRDGQPVTGYVRLLDSTGEFTAEVPTSATGQFRFYAAEGTWTVRALVPGGATADRTVVAQKGGLAEVAIAIATAV is encoded by the coding sequence ATGTGTGGAGCACAGGCCGGCGGCCCCGACGCCTCGACGATCAAGCCCGGTGAGACCACGATCCAGGGCAGCGTGACCCGCGACGGCCAGCCCGTCACCGGTTACGTCCGACTCCTGGACAGCACCGGCGAGTTCACCGCCGAGGTCCCCACCTCCGCGACCGGACAGTTCCGCTTCTACGCGGCCGAGGGCACGTGGACCGTGCGGGCGCTCGTCCCGGGCGGCGCCACCGCGGACCGTACGGTCGTCGCCCAGAAGGGCGGACTGGCGGAGGTCGCCATCGCCATCGCCACCGCCGTCTGA
- a CDS encoding FecCD family ABC transporter permease, with product MAPPARTTPLVAALAVVLLGSVLCGVGLGAAGVGWPQVLRYLGAGLTGGTIRADEVAAYTIVWELRFPRAVLAAVVGAGLAAIGVAVQALVRNALADPFVLGISSGAAVGANAVLLFGALAALGVWALSVSAFVSALVAMALVYAAARTAHGLTPLRLVLTGTAMYYGFSAITTLMVFTADRGEAARSAMMWLLGSLSGAGWGSVPIAAVAVAAALAHLSLSAGRLNALAMGDETAAALGVDAGRLRRELFVVAAAVTGAVVAVSGAIGFVGLMVPHVARMLVGADHRRVLAVAPLLGAVLLVWVDLLSRVLLAPVELPVGVITAVIGVPCFVLLMRRRGYSFGGGA from the coding sequence TTGGCACCACCCGCCCGTACCACCCCTCTGGTGGCCGCCCTCGCCGTCGTCCTCCTCGGCTCCGTCCTCTGCGGGGTCGGCCTCGGCGCGGCCGGCGTCGGCTGGCCGCAGGTCCTGCGCTACCTGGGCGCCGGGCTGACCGGCGGCACCATCCGGGCCGACGAGGTCGCCGCGTACACCATCGTCTGGGAGCTGCGCTTCCCCCGTGCCGTGCTCGCCGCGGTCGTCGGCGCCGGCCTCGCCGCCATCGGCGTCGCCGTCCAGGCACTGGTCCGCAACGCCCTCGCCGACCCCTTCGTCCTCGGCATCTCCTCCGGCGCGGCGGTCGGCGCCAACGCCGTCCTGCTCTTCGGGGCGCTGGCCGCGCTCGGCGTCTGGGCGCTGTCCGTGTCGGCCTTCGTCTCCGCGCTGGTCGCCATGGCCCTGGTCTACGCCGCCGCCCGTACGGCCCATGGGCTGACCCCGCTGCGGCTGGTGCTCACCGGCACCGCGATGTACTACGGCTTCTCCGCGATCACCACGCTGATGGTGTTCACCGCCGACCGCGGCGAGGCGGCCCGCTCGGCGATGATGTGGCTGCTCGGCAGCCTGAGCGGGGCCGGCTGGGGCTCGGTGCCGATCGCCGCGGTCGCGGTCGCCGCGGCACTGGCCCACCTCTCGCTCTCCGCGGGCCGGCTGAACGCGCTGGCCATGGGTGACGAGACCGCCGCCGCCCTGGGTGTGGACGCCGGGCGGCTGCGCCGCGAACTGTTCGTGGTGGCCGCCGCGGTCACCGGCGCGGTGGTCGCGGTCAGCGGCGCGATCGGCTTCGTCGGGCTGATGGTGCCGCATGTGGCCCGGATGCTGGTCGGCGCCGACCACCGCCGGGTGCTTGCCGTCGCCCCGCTGCTCGGCGCGGTGCTGCTGGTGTGGGTGGACCTGCTCTCGCGGGTGCTGCTGGCGCCCGTGGAACTGCCGGTCGGGGTCATCACCGCCGTCATCGGCGTGCCCTGCTTCGTGCTGCTGATGCGGCGGCGCGGCTACTCCTTCGGAGGCGGCGCCTGA
- a CDS encoding DUF3099 domain-containing protein, with protein MYAHAHHPLTAPQRRHRRYFVMMGVCLVLFVLAWSVVRLWSVPAAVAMCLVAMVIPPVAAVVGNRREPGERWWDECGDAESDRWWRELDDRDDQQRRQQ; from the coding sequence ATGTACGCGCATGCGCACCACCCGCTGACCGCACCGCAGCGCCGCCATCGCAGGTACTTCGTGATGATGGGCGTCTGCCTGGTGCTGTTCGTGCTGGCCTGGAGCGTGGTACGGCTGTGGTCGGTGCCGGCCGCGGTGGCGATGTGCCTGGTCGCCATGGTCATCCCGCCCGTCGCCGCGGTCGTCGGCAACCGCCGGGAGCCCGGCGAGCGCTGGTGGGACGAGTGCGGCGACGCGGAGTCCGACCGCTGGTGGCGCGAGCTGGACGACCGGGACGACCAGCAGCGCCGACAGCAGTAG
- a CDS encoding FABP family protein, whose amino-acid sequence MIEIPSDLNPSLVPLVFLLGRWEGAGVSDFPGAEKCNFGQEVIFTHDGRDFLEYTSHSWVLDSEGKKVRPLESETGFWRIDADRKVEVVMIRDQGVAEVWYGELADKKPQIDLATDAVARTAAAGPYSGGKRLYGYVNSDLMWVGEKATPDVPLRPYMSAHLKKVTGLQEWAESLPDDLPDGVSFFRPDGTPYEG is encoded by the coding sequence ATGATCGAGATCCCGTCCGACCTGAACCCGTCCCTCGTGCCGCTGGTCTTCCTCCTCGGCCGCTGGGAGGGCGCAGGCGTCTCCGACTTCCCCGGCGCCGAGAAGTGCAACTTCGGCCAGGAGGTCATCTTCACCCACGACGGCCGCGACTTCCTCGAATACACCTCGCACAGCTGGGTGCTCGACAGCGAGGGCAAGAAGGTCCGCCCCCTGGAGAGCGAGACCGGCTTCTGGCGCATCGACGCGGACCGCAAGGTCGAGGTCGTGATGATCCGCGACCAGGGCGTGGCCGAGGTCTGGTACGGCGAGCTCGCCGACAAGAAGCCGCAGATCGACCTGGCCACCGACGCCGTCGCGCGCACCGCCGCCGCCGGCCCGTACAGCGGCGGCAAGCGGCTCTACGGCTACGTCAACAGCGACCTGATGTGGGTCGGTGAGAAGGCCACCCCGGACGTGCCGCTGCGCCCGTACATGTCCGCGCACCTCAAGAAGGTCACCGGCCTCCAGGAGTGGGCCGAGAGCCTGCCCGACGACCTGCCGGACGGGGTCTCCTTCTTCCGCCCCGACGGCACGCCCTACGAGGGCTGA
- a CDS encoding Ms5788A family Cys-rich leader peptide — translation MQSALSGLRPRGQAVLTKRRAVDLCRVAAMLCRPV, via the coding sequence ATGCAGAGCGCATTGAGCGGTCTCCGTCCACGGGGACAGGCGGTACTCACGAAGCGGCGGGCAGTCGACCTGTGCCGCGTCGCCGCCATGCTCTGTCGCCCTGTCTGA
- a CDS encoding LmeA family phospholipid-binding protein — protein sequence MRALKVLLVLVVIFGGLFVAADRLAVNFAEGKAADKLRSMQGITSTPDVSIKGFPFLTQVASRNLQEVDADLDHLAAKSEGRTLTLKHLSAQFRDVTLTSDYSSIESAGSATATAEISFADLTNAAGGGVKISYGGEKNGRAQVKISPNVPILSSLDVTGSIDIVHGDSVQVRADGIPAMCRAIPGCERSVRAQTDHAWKLDQLPGNLKLDKVTTTAQGITVTASGSNVKLTG from the coding sequence ATGCGCGCACTGAAGGTGCTGCTGGTCCTGGTCGTCATATTCGGGGGGCTGTTCGTGGCCGCCGACCGCCTCGCGGTCAACTTCGCCGAGGGCAAGGCCGCGGACAAGCTCCGCAGCATGCAGGGGATCACCTCGACCCCCGACGTCTCCATCAAGGGCTTCCCGTTCCTGACCCAGGTCGCGAGCCGCAACCTCCAGGAGGTCGACGCCGACCTCGACCACCTCGCTGCCAAGTCCGAGGGCCGCACGCTGACCCTCAAGCACCTGTCGGCACAGTTCCGCGACGTCACGCTGACCAGCGACTACTCCTCCATCGAGAGCGCCGGCTCGGCCACCGCCACCGCCGAGATCAGCTTCGCGGACCTGACCAACGCGGCGGGCGGCGGCGTCAAGATCAGTTATGGCGGCGAGAAGAACGGCCGCGCCCAGGTCAAGATCTCCCCCAACGTCCCGATCCTCAGCTCGCTGGACGTCACCGGCTCGATCGACATCGTCCACGGCGATTCCGTCCAGGTGCGCGCCGACGGGATCCCGGCGATGTGCCGGGCCATCCCCGGCTGCGAGAGGTCGGTCCGCGCGCAGACCGACCACGCCTGGAAGCTGGACCAGCTGCCCGGCAACCTGAAGCTGGACAAGGTGACCACGACCGCGCAGGGCATCACGGTCACCGCGTCCGGCAGCAACGTCAAGCTCACCGGCTGA
- a CDS encoding ABC transporter substrate-binding protein, which translates to MRIRRPDALLAVLALALTGCGAHIAPDTGTAAHRPSDDRPVTLTNCGTRTTYSRAPRRVVTNDVGITEIMFALGLEDRMAGYVMPDDKGDLSTVPWKAAYDKVPWLSKKAITKEMALDARADLVFAGWNYGFGEGNGLTPAALKKVGIDSYVLTESCRKGPAASARGVMPPLEALYTDLAALGRLFHVEDRADALIARYKAQVAEAAAKAPAPADRPSVFLYDDGRDKPLTAGRYAGPHDIITKAGGDHVMKDLKDSWTTVGWETVVARDPDVIVVNNYGETSAAQKKAFLESYAPLANVSAIRHHRIYVMDYADLVESPRNPTAISDLARYLRGVHTD; encoded by the coding sequence ATGCGCATCCGCCGCCCCGACGCCCTGCTCGCCGTCCTCGCCCTCGCGCTCACCGGCTGCGGCGCGCACATCGCCCCCGACACCGGCACCGCAGCCCACCGCCCCTCGGACGACCGCCCCGTCACCCTCACCAACTGCGGTACGCGGACGACCTATTCCCGCGCGCCGCGCCGGGTCGTCACCAACGACGTCGGCATCACCGAGATCATGTTCGCGCTCGGCCTGGAGGACCGGATGGCCGGCTACGTCATGCCCGACGACAAGGGCGATCTCAGCACCGTCCCGTGGAAGGCCGCGTACGACAAGGTCCCCTGGCTGTCCAAGAAGGCCATCACCAAGGAGATGGCCCTGGACGCCAGGGCCGACCTGGTCTTCGCCGGCTGGAACTACGGCTTCGGCGAGGGCAACGGCCTCACCCCCGCCGCCCTCAAGAAGGTCGGCATCGACAGCTACGTCCTGACCGAGTCCTGCCGCAAGGGCCCCGCCGCAAGCGCCCGCGGGGTGATGCCGCCCCTGGAGGCGCTCTACACCGACCTGGCGGCGCTCGGAAGGCTCTTCCACGTGGAGGACCGCGCCGACGCCCTGATCGCGCGGTACAAGGCGCAGGTCGCCGAGGCCGCCGCGAAGGCCCCCGCCCCCGCCGACCGCCCCTCCGTCTTCCTCTACGACGACGGCCGCGACAAGCCGCTGACCGCCGGCAGGTACGCCGGGCCGCACGACATCATCACCAAGGCCGGCGGCGACCACGTCATGAAGGACCTCAAGGACTCCTGGACCACCGTCGGCTGGGAGACCGTCGTCGCCCGCGACCCCGACGTCATCGTCGTCAACAACTACGGCGAGACCTCCGCCGCGCAGAAGAAGGCGTTCCTGGAGTCCTACGCCCCGCTCGCGAACGTCTCCGCGATCAGGCACCACCGGATCTACGTCATGGACTACGCCGACCTCGTCGAGAGCCCCCGCAACCCCACCGCCATCAGCGACCTCGCCCGCTATCTCCGGGGCGTGCACACGGACTGA
- a CDS encoding sulfurtransferase yields MSRSDVLVDADWVEAHIDDPKVVIVEVDEDTSAYEKNHIKNAVRIDWKQDLQDPVRRDFVDQAGFEKLLSAKGIANDDTVILYGGNNNWFASYAYWYFKLYGHDSVKLLDGGRKKWELDSRDLVDGAQVPKRPATEYQAKAQDTSIRAFRDDVVAAIGAKNLVDVRSPDEFSGKLLAPAHLPQEQSQRPGHVPSARNIPWSKNANDDGTFKSDEELKALYEEESVDLAKDTIAYCRIGERSALTWFVLHELLGQSNVKNYDGSWTEYGSLVGVPIELGANK; encoded by the coding sequence ATGAGCCGCAGCGACGTCCTCGTAGACGCCGACTGGGTCGAGGCCCACATCGACGACCCCAAGGTCGTCATCGTCGAGGTCGACGAGGACACCTCGGCCTACGAGAAGAACCACATCAAGAACGCCGTCCGGATCGACTGGAAGCAGGACCTCCAGGACCCGGTGCGCCGCGACTTCGTGGACCAGGCGGGCTTCGAGAAGCTGCTGTCCGCGAAGGGCATCGCCAACGACGACACCGTCATCCTCTACGGCGGCAACAACAACTGGTTCGCGTCCTACGCCTACTGGTACTTCAAGCTCTACGGCCACGACAGCGTCAAGCTGCTCGACGGCGGACGCAAGAAGTGGGAGCTGGACTCCCGCGACCTGGTCGACGGCGCGCAGGTGCCCAAGCGCCCCGCCACCGAGTACCAGGCCAAGGCCCAGGACACCTCGATCCGCGCCTTCCGTGACGACGTGGTCGCCGCGATCGGCGCCAAGAACCTGGTCGACGTCCGCTCGCCCGACGAGTTCAGCGGCAAGCTGCTCGCCCCCGCCCACCTCCCGCAGGAGCAGTCGCAGCGCCCCGGCCACGTGCCCAGCGCCCGCAACATCCCGTGGTCGAAGAACGCCAACGACGACGGCACCTTCAAGTCCGACGAGGAGCTGAAGGCCCTCTACGAGGAGGAGTCCGTCGACCTCGCGAAGGACACCATCGCCTACTGCCGCATCGGTGAGCGGTCCGCGCTCACCTGGTTCGTCCTGCACGAGCTGCTCGGCCAGAGCAACGTCAAGAACTACGACGGCTCCTGGACCGAGTACGGCTCGCTGGTCGGCGTCCCGATCGAGCTCGGCGCCAACAAGTAA
- a CDS encoding ABC transporter ATP-binding protein, with protein sequence MLVRLARAHLRPYRRSISLIVLLQLIQTLATLYLPTLNADIIDNGVVKNDTGYILRVGVFMIVVTALQVVCAIAAVYFGARTAMGLGRDIRAAIFDQVQSFSAREVGTFGAPSLITRTTNDVQQVQMLVLMTFTMMVSAPIMCVGGILMALDQDVPLSALLLVIIPFLGILLGLIVRRMRPLFRGVQTRIDTVNRVLREQITGIRVIRAFVRDRYERERFAAANTDLYDVSLRAGRLMSTLIPLVMLIVNLSSVAVVWFGGLRIDGGEMQIGALTAFLSYLMYILMSIMMATFMVMMLPRAEVCAERIQEVLATDSSVTPPANPVTALRRHGELELRNVEFRFPGAEQPVLKDVSLVARPGETTAVIGSTGSGKSTLLGLVPRLFDATGGTVLVDGEDVRTLDQETLADLIGLVPQKPYLFSGTVASNLRYGNPEATDDELWHALEIAQARDFVERMDGGLDAAIAQGGSNVSGGQRQRLAIARALVRKPEIYLFDDSFSALDYATDAALRAALSRETDRATVVIVAQRVATIRGADRIVVLDEGRIVGTGTHAELMAGNETYREIVLSQLTEQEAA encoded by the coding sequence GTGTTGGTCCGACTCGCGCGGGCGCATCTGCGGCCCTATAGGCGCTCGATATCCCTCATCGTTCTGCTCCAGCTGATCCAGACGCTGGCGACCCTCTATTTGCCCACCCTCAATGCCGACATCATCGACAACGGTGTCGTCAAGAACGACACGGGCTACATCCTCCGCGTCGGCGTGTTCATGATCGTCGTGACGGCGCTGCAGGTCGTGTGCGCCATCGCCGCGGTCTACTTCGGTGCCCGTACGGCCATGGGGCTCGGCCGGGACATCCGGGCCGCGATCTTCGACCAGGTGCAGTCCTTCTCCGCGCGGGAGGTGGGCACGTTCGGCGCGCCGTCGCTGATCACCCGCACCACCAACGACGTCCAGCAGGTGCAGATGCTGGTGCTGATGACCTTCACGATGATGGTCTCGGCGCCGATCATGTGCGTCGGCGGCATCCTCATGGCGCTCGACCAGGACGTGCCGCTGTCGGCCCTCCTCCTGGTCATCATCCCGTTCCTCGGGATCCTCCTCGGGCTGATCGTGCGCCGGATGCGTCCGCTGTTCCGCGGCGTGCAGACCCGCATCGACACCGTCAACCGCGTGCTGCGCGAGCAGATCACGGGCATCCGCGTCATCCGGGCCTTCGTCCGCGACCGGTACGAGCGCGAGCGGTTCGCCGCCGCCAACACCGATCTGTACGACGTGTCGCTGCGCGCCGGCCGGCTGATGTCGACGCTGATCCCGTTGGTCATGCTGATCGTGAACCTCTCCAGCGTGGCCGTGGTGTGGTTCGGCGGACTGCGCATCGACGGCGGCGAGATGCAGATCGGCGCGCTGACCGCGTTCCTCAGCTACCTGATGTACATCCTGATGTCGATCATGATGGCGACGTTCATGGTGATGATGCTGCCGCGCGCGGAGGTCTGCGCCGAGCGCATCCAGGAGGTGCTGGCCACCGACTCCAGCGTCACCCCGCCCGCGAACCCGGTCACCGCGCTGCGCCGGCACGGCGAACTGGAGCTGCGCAACGTCGAGTTCCGCTTCCCCGGCGCCGAGCAGCCGGTGCTCAAGGACGTCTCCCTGGTCGCCCGCCCCGGCGAGACCACCGCCGTCATCGGCTCGACCGGCTCCGGCAAGTCGACCCTCCTCGGGCTCGTACCGCGACTGTTCGACGCGACCGGCGGCACGGTCCTGGTGGACGGCGAGGACGTCCGCACCCTGGACCAGGAGACGCTGGCCGACCTCATCGGCCTGGTCCCGCAGAAGCCGTACCTCTTCTCCGGGACGGTCGCGAGCAATCTGCGGTACGGCAATCCGGAGGCCACCGACGACGAGCTGTGGCACGCGCTGGAGATCGCCCAGGCGCGCGACTTCGTCGAGCGGATGGACGGCGGGCTGGACGCGGCCATCGCACAGGGCGGCTCCAACGTCTCCGGCGGCCAGCGGCAGCGACTGGCCATCGCGCGGGCACTGGTCCGCAAGCCGGAGATCTACCTCTTCGACGACTCCTTCTCCGCGCTGGACTACGCCACGGACGCCGCCCTGCGCGCCGCGCTGTCCCGTGAGACGGACCGGGCCACCGTGGTGATCGTCGCCCAGCGCGTCGCGACGATCCGCGGCGCCGACCGGATCGTGGTCCTCGACGAGGGCCGGATCGTCGGCACCGGTACCCACGCCGAGCTGATGGCCGGCAACGAGACCTACCGGGAGATCGTGCTCTCCCAGCTCACCGAGCAGGAGGCGGCGTGA
- a CDS encoding MoaD/ThiS family protein, with protein MRYWAAAKAAAGTAEEPYAAATLAEALDAARTAHAANPEFARVLLRCSFLVDGVQVGTRDHADVPLAQGGTVEVLPPFAGG; from the coding sequence GTGCGCTACTGGGCCGCGGCCAAGGCCGCCGCCGGCACGGCCGAGGAGCCGTACGCGGCGGCGACGCTCGCCGAGGCGCTGGACGCGGCACGGACCGCGCATGCCGCGAACCCGGAGTTCGCGCGCGTACTGCTGCGCTGCTCCTTCCTGGTGGACGGCGTTCAGGTCGGCACCCGCGACCACGCGGACGTGCCGCTGGCCCAGGGCGGCACCGTCGAGGTCCTGCCGCCGTTCGCCGGAGGATGA
- a CDS encoding ABC transporter ATP-binding protein: protein MRIDITGLSVEVAGRRLVHDITLSAGSGRLVGLVGPNGSGKSTLLRCVYRALRPAAGTVRLDGRDLHAMTAREGARLLAALPQEAGTDFDFTAAEVVAMGRLPHQRGSGRASAADTRICARALSRVGAAHLADRGFLSLSGGEKQRVLIARALAQEPRVLVLDEPTNHLDIAQQLEILALVRGGGSSPTEPGERPTVLTALHDLNLAAVHCDELHVIAGGRIAASGTPHDVLTPELLADVFGVRAHRVRHPESGALQLLFDRLDTPPSPPPS, encoded by the coding sequence ATGCGGATCGACATCACCGGCCTGTCCGTGGAGGTGGCCGGGCGGCGCCTGGTCCACGACATCACGCTCAGCGCCGGCAGCGGCCGGCTCGTCGGGCTCGTCGGTCCCAACGGCAGCGGGAAGTCAACCCTGTTGCGCTGCGTCTACCGGGCGCTGCGTCCGGCAGCCGGGACCGTACGGCTGGACGGCCGTGATCTGCACGCCATGACCGCCCGCGAGGGCGCCCGGCTGCTGGCCGCGCTCCCCCAAGAGGCGGGTACCGACTTCGACTTCACCGCGGCCGAGGTCGTCGCGATGGGACGGCTGCCGCACCAGCGCGGCTCGGGCCGGGCGAGCGCCGCGGACACCCGGATCTGCGCACGTGCGCTGTCCCGGGTCGGCGCGGCCCACCTGGCGGACCGCGGCTTCCTCAGCCTCTCCGGCGGCGAGAAGCAGCGTGTGCTGATCGCCCGTGCGCTCGCCCAGGAACCGCGGGTGCTCGTCCTCGACGAGCCCACCAACCACCTGGACATCGCCCAGCAGTTGGAGATCCTGGCGCTCGTCCGCGGCGGCGGCAGCTCCCCGACCGAGCCCGGGGAACGGCCGACCGTGCTGACCGCGCTGCACGACCTCAACCTGGCCGCCGTGCACTGCGACGAGCTCCACGTCATCGCCGGCGGGCGGATCGCCGCCTCCGGAACGCCGCACGACGTCCTCACGCCGGAGCTGCTGGCCGACGTGTTCGGCGTGCGCGCCCATCGCGTACGCCATCCCGAATCGGGCGCGCTCCAGCTGCTGTTCGACCGCCTGGACACGCCCCCGTCCCCGCCCCCGTCATGA